A DNA window from Trichosurus vulpecula isolate mTriVul1 chromosome 2, mTriVul1.pri, whole genome shotgun sequence contains the following coding sequences:
- the LOC118835885 gene encoding olfactory receptor 52E4-like: protein MSSCNSSIPQPEVFVLAGIPGLESYHGWFSLPFFLVFIIALIGNITIVFIIHAEKSLHEPMFLLLAMLSVVDLSLVSATVPRMLGIFWLNAKEISINGCLTQMFFIPSFYVMESGILLAMAFDRFVAICSPLRYTTILANNSLVKMGLAVIARTMVMLTPAPILARTLTSFRTNIIPYSYCAYMAMVQIACGDISNYILYGLMVIVTSIGIDLLFISLSYGMILRAVFQIPSWEARHKAMNTCGSHLCVIALFYSPVVFTFLTQTFGYQMPPHFQIIVDNLYFIVPPMINPLIYGARTKQIRKRILQVIHYPTK, encoded by the coding sequence ATGTCCTCTTGTAACAGCTCCATTCCCCAGCCAGAGGTCTTTGTATTGGCTGGGATTCCAGGACTGGAGTCTTATCATGGCTGGTTCTCCCTGCCTTTCTTCTTAGTCTTCATCATTGCTCTTATTGGCAACATCACCATTGTGTTCATCATCCATGCAGAGAAGAGTCTCCATGAGCCCATGTTCCTCCTGCTGGCCATGCTGTCAGTTGTTGATCTGTCCTTAGTTAGTGCAACTGTGCCCCGCATGTTAGGTATCTTCTGGCTGAATGCTAAAGAGATCAGCATTAATGGGTGTCTTACCCAGATGTTTTTCATCCCATCATTCTATGTCATGGAGTCTGGCATTCTTTTGGCCATGGCTTTTGATCGTTTTGTAGCCATCTGCAGTCCATTGAGATATACTACTATTCTAGCCAATAATTCACTAGTGAAAATGGGGCTGGCAGTCATAGCGAGGACTATGGTCATGCTTACTCCAGCCCCTATCTTAGCCAGAACCTTGACTAGCTTCCGAACTAACATTATTCCCTACTCCTATTGTGCTTACATGGCTATGGTACAAATTGCTTGTGGTGACATTTCTAATTATATTCTATATGGCCTCATGGTCATTGTGACTTCTATTGGTATTGACTTACTCTTTATCAGCCTTTCTTATGGAATGATTCTTCGAGCCGTCTTCCAGATCCCCTCCTGGGAAGCACGGCACAAGGCCATGAACACATGTGGCTCCCATCTCTGTGTCATTGCCCTTTTTTATTCACCAGTTGTGTTCACTTTTTTGACTCAAACTTTTGGTTATCAAATGCCTCCCCACTTCCAGATTATTGTAGACAACCTCTACTTCATTGTTCCTCCCATGATCAATCCCTTGATCTATGGGGCCAGAACCAAGCAGATTAGGAAACGTATCCTCCAGGTCATACATTACCCCACAAAATAA
- the LOC118835886 gene encoding olfactory receptor 52B2-like encodes MSSCNNSIPQPEVFVLAGIPGLESYHGLFSLPYFLVSITALTGNITIISIIHVEKSLHEPMFLLLAMLSFVDLSLVSATVPHMLGIFWLDAKEISIDGCLIHMFFIASFYDMESGILLAMAFDHFVAICNPLRYITILTNNSLVKMWLAILARTMVELIPMPILAKTLTSFRTNIIPYSYCTYMAVVQISCGDISNYIVYGFMIVVTSIGMDLLFISLSYGMILRAVFHFPSWEARHKALSTCGSHLCIIGLFYSPVVFSFLTQAFGYQMPPNIQIIVDNLYFLVPPMINPLIYGARTKQIKEHVLQVLACHPK; translated from the coding sequence ATGTCCTCTTGTAACAACTCCATTCCCCAGCCAGAGGTATTTGTATTGGCTGGGATTCCAGGACTGGAGTCTTATCATGGTTTGTTCTCACTGCCCTACTTCTTAGTCTCCATTACTGCTCTCACTGGAAACATCaccatcatatccatcattcatGTAGAAAAGAGTCTCCATGAGCCCATGTTTCTTCTGCTGGCCATGCTGTCATTTGTTGACCTGTCTTTAGTTAGTGCAACTGTGCCACACATGCTAGGCATCTTCTGGCTGGATGCTAAAGAGATAAGCATTGATGGGTGCCTCATCCATATGTTCTTCATCGCATCTTTCTATGACATGGAATCTGGCATTCTTTTGGCCATGGCTTTTGATCATTTTGTAGCCATCTGCAATCCACTGAGGTACATAACCATATTAACTAATAATTCACTGGTGAAAATGTGGCTTGCAATCCTAGCAAGAACTATGGTAGAGCTTATTCCAATGCCTATCTTAGCCAAAACCTTGACCAGCTTCCGAACTAACATTATTCCTTACTCCTATTGTACCTACATGGCTGTGGTACAGATTTCTTGTGGAGATATATCTAACTACATTGTCTATGGTTTCATGATTGTTGTAACTTCTATTGGTATGGACCTACTCTTTATCAGCCTCTCCTATGGGATGATTCTTCGAGCTGTCTTCCACTTTCCCTCTTGGGAAGCACGGCACAAGGCCCTGAGCACATGTGGCTCCCATCTCTGTATCATTGGCCTTTTTTATTCAcctgttgttttctcttttttgactcaAGCATTTGGATATCAAATGCCTCCTAACATCCAGATTATTGTTGACAATCTCTACTTCTTGGTACCTCCCATGATCAACCCCTTAATCTATGGGGCCAGAACCAAGCAAATTAAGGAACATGTCCTCCAAGTTCTGGCTTGCCACCCAAAATAA